From the Candidatus Peribacteria bacterium genome, one window contains:
- the rpmJ gene encoding 50S ribosomal protein L36 yields the protein MKVRASVKRMCKDCFTFLRRNGKGKRVVRVGCKNPKHKQRQG from the coding sequence ATGAAAGTTCGCGCCTCCGTCAAACGTATGTGCAAAGACTGCTTCACCTTCCTGCGCCGCAATGGCAAGGGCAAGCGTGTTGTTCGTGTCGGTTGCAAGAACCCGAAGCACAAGCAGCGCCAGGGTTAA
- the rplR gene encoding 50S ribosomal protein L18 — protein sequence MLLKKIQDRLARKRRIRAKISGTAARPRLTVYRSLTSLSAQLIDDEAGRTLCSASTKEAKATLNIDGAKKVGELIAKKAKDAGITTVLFDRNAYKYHGRIKALADSAREGGLNF from the coding sequence ATGTTACTCAAGAAGATTCAAGACCGGCTCGCTCGCAAGCGTCGCATCCGCGCCAAGATCAGTGGCACAGCTGCACGCCCGCGCCTCACTGTCTACCGCTCGCTGACATCTCTGTCCGCTCAGCTCATTGATGACGAGGCAGGCCGCACGCTCTGCAGCGCTTCCACCAAGGAAGCAAAGGCAACCCTGAATATCGACGGTGCAAAGAAAGTCGGTGAACTTATCGCCAAGAAAGCAAAAGACGCCGGCATTACAACCGTGCTCTTCGACCGCAACGCCTACAAGTACCACGGACGCATCAAGGCTCTCGCCGACAGTGCACGCGAAGGCGGACTCAACTTCTAA
- the infA gene encoding translation initiation factor IF-1: MSKDVIELIGLVEETFPNATFRVKILSPQAKDHELLCHLAGRMRVNRVHILPGDRVRVEMTPYDLQKGRITYRFRSDQPLEALLNPNGSAPTPPSAPVTPPTP, encoded by the coding sequence GTGTCTAAGGACGTCATAGAACTCATCGGTCTCGTGGAAGAAACGTTTCCAAATGCCACATTCCGTGTCAAAATCCTGAGTCCGCAAGCAAAAGATCACGAACTACTCTGTCATTTGGCGGGACGGATGCGCGTTAATCGCGTCCATATCCTTCCGGGAGACCGAGTACGAGTGGAAATGACACCGTATGATTTGCAGAAAGGGCGGATTACGTACCGTTTCCGTTCCGATCAGCCCCTGGAAGCACTCTTAAACCCGAATGGTTCTGCTCCCACCCCTCCTTCCGCTCCCGTTACCCCTCCTACTCCCTGA
- the rpsK gene encoding 30S ribosomal protein S11: MAPASATTKTRKKKVKRTVKNARVCIHAGENNTIVTITDLDGNVLAWASSGSSGFEGSRKSTPYSAKVAAEKAVEKAASFGIESVAVEVKGIGPGREQSIRGLQGAGLNLDSIVDLTPIAHGGCRLTRKRRV; encoded by the coding sequence ATGGCTCCAGCCTCCGCCACCACCAAGACCCGCAAGAAGAAGGTCAAGCGCACCGTCAAAAACGCACGCGTCTGTATTCATGCCGGTGAGAACAACACCATTGTGACCATCACCGATCTCGATGGAAACGTTCTGGCTTGGGCAAGCTCCGGTTCATCCGGATTCGAAGGATCCCGCAAGTCGACCCCGTATTCCGCAAAGGTTGCCGCAGAGAAGGCTGTCGAAAAGGCAGCATCCTTCGGCATTGAATCAGTTGCTGTGGAAGTGAAGGGTATTGGCCCGGGACGCGAACAGTCTATCCGCGGTCTCCAGGGTGCCGGTCTCAACCTCGATTCTATCGTCGATCTCACACCGATCGCACACGGTGGCTGCCGCCTCACCCGCAAGCGCCGCGTCTAA
- the rplO gene encoding 50S ribosomal protein L15, translating into MLHSLRPATGSRRLPKRVARGNSGKGGTTAGRGTKGQQSRTGKGRNHGFEGGQVPLIRRQPKLGGFTSLNHKTYEVINLATLEKTLDAGTYTLADLLKKRLVRKGTLVKLLGQGTVSKKFDIQVHAASKAAKAALAKAGGTLTIVRD; encoded by the coding sequence ATGTTGCACTCTCTTCGTCCAGCTACCGGCTCCCGCAGACTCCCAAAGCGCGTTGCGCGTGGTAATAGCGGAAAAGGCGGCACAACAGCCGGACGTGGTACAAAGGGTCAGCAGTCCCGCACGGGTAAGGGCAGAAACCACGGTTTTGAAGGAGGACAGGTTCCTCTGATCCGCCGCCAGCCGAAACTGGGCGGTTTCACCAGCCTCAATCACAAAACATACGAAGTCATCAACCTCGCGACGCTCGAAAAGACTCTTGATGCAGGCACCTACACACTTGCAGACCTTCTGAAGAAGCGTCTTGTTCGCAAGGGAACGCTCGTCAAGCTCCTCGGACAGGGCACTGTCTCCAAGAAATTCGACATTCAGGTGCACGCAGCGTCCAAGGCAGCCAAGGCAGCGCTCGCAAAAGCAGGCGGCACGCTCACGATCGTTCGCGATTAA
- the rplX gene encoding 50S ribosomal protein L24 encodes MKIHTGDVVVIMTGKDKGKQGTVTRVLETKSRVVVEGINMRTRHIKKTAQGPGQRVTYEASIHVSNVAILDPKTKKPTRIGYKIDEKTGRKSRIAKASGEVIVKAVTKAATEKSTKKSDTKDTAVSAPKKQAFWKKTDAEGGKTTDSSKTNDAGGTSFTAAHRSQGG; translated from the coding sequence ATGAAGATCCATACAGGTGACGTTGTTGTCATTATGACCGGCAAAGACAAGGGAAAGCAGGGAACTGTCACCCGCGTCCTCGAAACAAAGAGCCGTGTCGTGGTCGAAGGCATCAACATGCGCACACGCCACATCAAGAAGACCGCTCAGGGTCCGGGTCAGCGTGTCACATACGAAGCAAGCATTCACGTCAGTAACGTTGCTATCCTTGATCCGAAGACAAAGAAGCCGACACGTATCGGATACAAGATCGACGAAAAGACCGGACGCAAGTCCCGCATTGCCAAGGCAAGCGGAGAGGTCATCGTGAAGGCAGTCACCAAGGCTGCAACGGAGAAGTCCACTAAGAAATCTGATACGAAAGATACTGCAGTCAGCGCTCCCAAGAAGCAGGCCTTCTGGAAGAAGACAGATGCAGAAGGAGGAAAGACCACTGATTCCAGCAAGACCAATGACGCAGGCGGCACGTCCTTTACAGCCGCACATCGCTCCCAAGGTGGATAA
- the rpsM gene encoding 30S ribosomal protein S13 — protein MVRISGVVLPASKRIEIALTAIKGIGRPMSKRILEELKIDLDLKAEAINEEQEARLRSRIEKELTEGELVRKVSMDVKRLQDIGTWRGMRHRKKLPVRGQTSRRNARTKRGKKKTGTSGRTTLTKT, from the coding sequence ATGGTCCGTATCTCTGGTGTCGTTCTCCCCGCAAGCAAGCGCATTGAAATCGCGCTGACTGCTATCAAAGGCATTGGTCGCCCAATGTCCAAGCGCATCCTCGAAGAACTGAAGATCGATCTCGATCTGAAGGCTGAGGCTATTAACGAAGAACAGGAAGCACGCCTCCGCTCCCGTATCGAAAAAGAACTCACCGAAGGTGAACTCGTCCGCAAAGTCTCCATGGATGTGAAGCGCCTGCAGGATATCGGTACCTGGCGCGGCATGCGTCACCGCAAGAAACTGCCGGTCCGCGGTCAAACATCCCGCAGAAATGCCCGCACCAAGCGCGGAAAGAAGAAGACAGGAACATCTGGTCGCACAACCCTGACCAAGACGTAA
- the rplN gene encoding 50S ribosomal protein L14, whose amino-acid sequence MIQQQTYLTVADNSGAKQAMCIRVLGGTGRRYARVGDVIVVSIKDAAPRGTVKKKAVERAVVVRVRTLTRRKDGSGVRFDDNACVIIQKDGVPKGTRVFGPVARELRAKGYQKIISQAPDVL is encoded by the coding sequence ATGATCCAGCAGCAGACCTACCTCACCGTGGCAGATAACAGCGGCGCCAAGCAGGCTATGTGCATCCGTGTTCTCGGAGGAACAGGCCGTCGCTATGCACGCGTAGGAGATGTGATCGTTGTATCTATCAAAGATGCTGCTCCGCGTGGAACAGTGAAGAAGAAAGCAGTGGAGCGTGCCGTCGTCGTTCGCGTCCGCACCCTGACCCGCCGCAAGGATGGATCCGGTGTCCGCTTTGACGACAATGCCTGTGTCATCATCCAGAAAGACGGTGTTCCCAAGGGAACACGCGTGTTTGGTCCCGTCGCTCGCGAACTGCGTGCAAAGGGCTACCAGAAAATTATTTCCCAGGCTCCCGACGTACTATGA
- a CDS encoding S-layer homology domain-containing protein, which produces MFSHILASLALAFSLLPQTVQPANSGQTETVTRAEAATALLLARNPNVAVIKNTGQFSDIRRGDWFEPYMLAAERVGILKANADKKLRPNDAVNRAEFLKMLTLTFTVPTGYAHSFLDVPKDAWYAEYAGIVRVFKLPLQDNTQYFGADKKITHMQALQSIQTFVRLYNPSAKTILDEQQIAIDQSENKLVLYDLISTRKTKVVFSAASPAALHSAAVKPQPTLPELRTQIVMLVNGERLKAGLKPLIYSTQLEESAQRYAQQMAEEGFFGHVSPKGETVKDRIAATGYYAHSYSEDCNCIKGFSLGENLGRGQKTADEVMADWMKSSTHRAAILSPDYSDIGVGVFSGIWVEHFGGVLLPGQKIVGSK; this is translated from the coding sequence ATGTTCAGCCATATTCTTGCTTCACTGGCCCTCGCCTTCAGCCTGCTTCCGCAGACAGTGCAGCCCGCAAACAGCGGTCAGACGGAAACCGTCACGCGCGCAGAAGCGGCAACGGCTCTTCTCCTTGCACGAAACCCGAACGTCGCGGTCATCAAAAACACCGGGCAGTTTTCCGATATCCGCCGCGGCGACTGGTTCGAGCCCTACATGCTCGCGGCAGAACGTGTCGGCATTCTGAAAGCGAACGCGGACAAAAAGCTGCGTCCGAATGACGCGGTGAACCGCGCAGAGTTTTTGAAAATGCTCACACTCACCTTCACCGTTCCGACCGGGTACGCACACTCATTCTTGGATGTGCCGAAAGATGCATGGTACGCAGAATATGCGGGCATTGTCCGCGTCTTTAAACTTCCACTGCAGGATAACACACAGTATTTTGGTGCCGATAAAAAAATAACGCACATGCAGGCGCTGCAGAGTATCCAGACATTCGTCCGTCTCTATAATCCTTCTGCAAAAACAATTCTTGATGAACAGCAGATCGCCATCGATCAGTCGGAAAATAAGCTGGTGCTCTACGATCTTATTTCCACACGCAAAACAAAAGTTGTCTTCAGCGCCGCCTCCCCTGCTGCTCTGCATTCTGCAGCAGTCAAACCGCAGCCGACACTGCCGGAACTGCGCACGCAGATTGTCATGCTCGTGAATGGTGAGCGCCTGAAAGCCGGACTGAAGCCGCTTATTTACAGCACGCAACTGGAGGAATCCGCACAGCGCTACGCGCAGCAGATGGCGGAAGAGGGATTTTTCGGGCACGTGAGCCCTAAAGGGGAGACAGTCAAAGACCGTATTGCAGCGACCGGGTACTACGCACATTCCTATTCGGAAGACTGCAATTGTATCAAAGGATTTTCTTTAGGGGAGAATCTCGGACGCGGACAGAAAACGGCTGATGAGGTGATGGCCGACTGGATGAAATCAAGCACACATCGCGCAGCCATCCTCAGTCCAGACTATAGTGATATTGGTGTCGGCGTGTTTTCCGGCATCTGGGTGGAGCACTTTGGAGGTGTACTGCTTCCGGGACAGAAGATAGTGGGAAGCAAATGA
- a CDS encoding type Z 30S ribosomal protein S14 → MARLALVNRQKKNLDAFMKAKMEGKKTAFPTRVYNRCKLCGRRHGFIRFFGACRICVRELAANGEIPGLTKSSW, encoded by the coding sequence ATGGCCCGCCTCGCTCTCGTCAACCGGCAGAAAAAGAACCTCGACGCCTTCATGAAGGCGAAGATGGAGGGTAAGAAAACCGCTTTCCCAACACGCGTCTACAACCGCTGCAAGCTGTGCGGACGCCGCCATGGATTCATTCGCTTCTTCGGTGCTTGCCGCATCTGCGTCCGTGAACTCGCCGCCAACGGCGAAATCCCGGGTCTCACCAAATCTTCCTGGTAA
- the rplF gene encoding 50S ribosomal protein L6, whose product MSRIGNKTVAIPSGVTVELKGSVVHVKGPKGELKYELLPEVTLVVEGSALTVGRKVDTKDGRARHGLTRALVANMVKGVSEGYQKQLEIIGVGYKAALKGKTLVLNLGHSHPIDFAIPAEVEIVQDERNKNILRIQGADKQLVGQVAARIRELRPPEPYKGKGIRYSDEHVRRKVGKAATAKGG is encoded by the coding sequence ATGTCTCGCATTGGAAATAAAACAGTGGCTATCCCGTCCGGTGTGACCGTTGAGCTCAAGGGCTCAGTTGTCCACGTGAAGGGTCCTAAAGGAGAGCTGAAATACGAGCTTCTCCCGGAAGTCACGCTTGTCGTGGAAGGATCTGCTCTGACTGTCGGTCGCAAGGTTGACACAAAGGATGGACGCGCACGCCACGGTCTCACCCGCGCCCTTGTTGCAAACATGGTGAAAGGTGTGTCTGAAGGCTACCAGAAGCAGCTCGAAATTATCGGAGTCGGTTACAAGGCCGCTCTGAAGGGAAAGACTCTGGTGCTGAACCTCGGTCACAGCCACCCGATTGACTTCGCTATCCCCGCTGAGGTTGAAATCGTCCAGGACGAGCGCAACAAGAACATCCTGCGCATCCAGGGCGCTGACAAGCAGCTTGTTGGACAGGTTGCAGCTCGCATCCGCGAACTCCGCCCGCCTGAACCGTATAAGGGCAAAGGAATCCGCTACTCCGATGAACACGTTCGCCGCAAGGTCGGTAAGGCAGCAACCGCGAAGGGCGGATAA
- the secY gene encoding preprotein translocase subunit SecY: protein MFTYLRQIWHTKDLRKRILVTLGLLLAYRVLAHTPIPGTDPIALNQFLSSSNNGGLLGVFAALTGGGINNFSIALLGLSPYINASIIMQLCSVIFPKLEALSKEGQAGQQTMNRYTRWLSFPLCFLQSYGFLVLIGRGGINLVDLTFPNVILPMLFVTAGSVFLMWLGEMITEKGIGNGISLIIFTGIVAEIPTQISAMYLAGTSGNQGAFILFAILSLAMLIAVVLFTDAHRLIPITYANQGAGRGVQGGLPIRLNQAGMVPIIFAISLVTLPAILAQFLQTAPRFQGVISFINTYFNAQNPSYPYIIAYFLLVLLFTFFYVSVTFKPVELAESIQKRGGFVPGMRPGKQTADLLQKTSNNLNLWGGIFLGVVAILPILFTKFSNLDAQNLIVSGSGLIIMVGVVMELIRQVNAQMLAHDYDKLV, encoded by the coding sequence ATGTTCACCTATCTGCGTCAAATCTGGCACACCAAGGATCTGCGCAAGCGCATCCTTGTCACACTCGGACTCTTGCTCGCGTATCGCGTGCTTGCACACACTCCGATCCCGGGAACCGATCCCATTGCTCTCAACCAGTTTTTGAGCAGCAGCAATAACGGCGGACTGCTCGGTGTGTTTGCCGCACTCACAGGAGGTGGCATCAATAACTTTTCGATCGCTCTCCTTGGTCTCTCTCCGTACATCAACGCATCCATTATCATGCAGCTGTGCTCCGTGATCTTCCCGAAGCTTGAGGCTCTCAGCAAAGAGGGGCAAGCCGGACAGCAGACGATGAACCGCTACACACGCTGGCTCAGCTTCCCGCTCTGTTTCCTGCAGAGCTACGGATTCCTCGTGCTCATCGGTCGTGGTGGTATCAACCTCGTCGATCTCACTTTCCCGAATGTCATCCTCCCGATGCTGTTTGTGACCGCGGGTTCTGTCTTCCTGATGTGGCTTGGTGAAATGATTACAGAGAAGGGAATCGGAAACGGAATTTCTCTCATCATCTTCACGGGTATCGTTGCAGAAATCCCGACACAGATCAGCGCGATGTATCTTGCCGGTACAAGCGGCAACCAGGGTGCATTCATTCTCTTCGCCATTCTCTCCCTCGCGATGCTCATCGCCGTTGTGCTCTTTACCGATGCACACCGTCTCATCCCGATCACCTACGCCAACCAGGGTGCAGGTCGCGGTGTACAGGGCGGACTGCCGATTCGTCTGAACCAGGCCGGAATGGTGCCCATCATTTTCGCGATCTCTCTCGTGACACTGCCTGCGATCCTTGCGCAGTTCCTGCAGACCGCACCACGCTTCCAGGGGGTCATCAGCTTCATCAACACGTACTTCAACGCACAGAACCCGAGCTACCCGTACATCATCGCATACTTCCTGCTCGTGCTTCTCTTCACCTTCTTCTACGTGTCTGTCACGTTCAAGCCGGTGGAACTTGCAGAGAGCATTCAGAAGCGCGGCGGTTTCGTGCCGGGTATGCGTCCGGGAAAGCAGACAGCAGATCTTCTCCAGAAGACCAGTAATAACCTGAACCTCTGGGGCGGTATCTTCCTCGGTGTTGTTGCCATCCTCCCGATTCTCTTCACGAAGTTCTCCAACCTCGATGCGCAGAACCTGATCGTCTCCGGTTCCGGACTCATCATCATGGTTGGTGTTGTGATGGAGCTCATTCGCCAGGTGAATGCGCAAATGCTCGCGCACGATTACGACAAGCTCGTCTAA
- the rpsE gene encoding 30S ribosomal protein S5, translating into MAKTSSPDRQNKRDRGQRAPSEFTETTLSVDRVTRVVKGGRRMRFRAIVVVGNKKGKVGLGTGKANEVQSAVQKATKDAKRKMIRVPLTKGTIPHNVDVKFKAAKLRLMPASEGTGIIAGGALRVIFDHAGVRNVLAKRFGTGNTLVNAQATFKALEKLKGLRAGMVDDTAPVVPVADVAAAQVKAVSKDQVVGGNLVEKPKAKKEDKAA; encoded by the coding sequence ATGGCCAAGACTTCCTCCCCAGACCGGCAGAACAAACGCGACCGCGGTCAGCGTGCTCCCTCCGAATTTACGGAGACCACTCTCTCTGTCGATCGTGTGACACGCGTGGTGAAAGGAGGACGCCGCATGCGTTTCCGCGCCATTGTTGTTGTCGGAAACAAGAAAGGTAAAGTCGGACTCGGTACGGGAAAGGCAAACGAAGTGCAGTCTGCAGTGCAGAAGGCAACCAAGGATGCCAAGCGCAAGATGATCCGCGTGCCACTTACCAAGGGCACCATCCCGCACAACGTTGACGTGAAATTCAAAGCAGCCAAGCTTCGCCTGATGCCTGCATCCGAAGGAACAGGAATCATTGCCGGAGGCGCACTCCGTGTGATCTTTGATCACGCCGGTGTCCGTAACGTGCTCGCAAAGCGTTTCGGTACAGGCAACACGCTCGTGAACGCACAGGCAACATTCAAAGCTCTCGAAAAACTGAAGGGTCTCCGCGCCGGTATGGTCGATGACACCGCTCCGGTTGTTCCGGTAGCCGATGTTGCAGCCGCTCAGGTGAAGGCAGTTTCCAAGGACCAGGTCGTTGGCGGAAACCTCGTCGAGAAGCCTAAAGCAAAGAAGGAGGACAAGGCTGCGTAA
- a CDS encoding 30S ribosomal protein S17, translating to MITKKGIVTSAKMTGTVTVTTHRQVSHPLYKKSFRRSKKFLVDLNKMTDVAVGDEVLIEECKPLSKNKHFLLKEVLKRVPRVGEMSVEKDVANAMTRKATDSTESTEPTSK from the coding sequence ATGATTACGAAGAAAGGCATCGTCACATCGGCAAAAATGACAGGCACCGTTACGGTGACCACCCACCGTCAGGTGAGCCATCCTCTGTATAAGAAGAGCTTCCGCCGCAGCAAGAAATTCCTGGTGGATCTGAACAAAATGACAGATGTCGCTGTTGGTGACGAAGTCCTGATCGAAGAGTGCAAGCCACTCTCCAAGAACAAGCATTTCCTCCTGAAAGAAGTCCTCAAGCGCGTTCCGCGCGTTGGCGAGATGTCCGTGGAGAAAGACGTGGCGAACGCCATGACCCGCAAAGCAACCGACTCTACAGAATCCACTGAACCCACCTCCAAATGA
- the rpsH gene encoding 30S ribosomal protein S8, whose product MTYVNDPIGDLLTRIRNAQAAKRKYTTAPWSRMKQELCELLQREGMLQTVEVKGESPKLNLLVTFVPGKTLILSRVSKPGRRHYSGASELKPVLRGYGIAILTTSEGLLTDKEARKRNVGGEVLCTIA is encoded by the coding sequence ATGACCTACGTCAACGACCCCATCGGCGACCTTCTGACCCGCATTCGCAATGCCCAGGCTGCAAAGCGCAAGTATACGACTGCTCCGTGGTCACGTATGAAGCAGGAACTCTGTGAGCTGCTCCAGCGCGAAGGAATGCTCCAGACTGTCGAAGTAAAAGGAGAGAGTCCCAAATTGAATCTTCTTGTGACGTTTGTCCCAGGCAAGACCCTCATTCTCAGCCGCGTCAGTAAGCCGGGACGCCGCCACTACAGCGGAGCATCCGAACTGAAGCCCGTTCTCCGCGGATACGGCATTGCCATCCTCACTACGAGTGAAGGCCTGCTGACCGACAAAGAAGCGCGCAAGCGCAACGTCGGTGGAGAAGTTCTCTGTACCATCGCCTAA
- the rpmC gene encoding 50S ribosomal protein L29: MATTLTTKELRNMQTDDLRKEIAEKRLIVGKMHIDVQMRSEKDTARFLREKKELARMLTILNEKSVSAPAKTPLKTAKKTAKVSAPTAK; the protein is encoded by the coding sequence ATGGCAACCACCCTCACCACCAAAGAGCTCAGAAACATGCAGACGGATGATCTCCGCAAGGAGATTGCCGAAAAGCGTCTGATCGTCGGCAAAATGCACATTGATGTGCAGATGCGCTCCGAGAAAGATACCGCACGTTTCCTCCGCGAGAAGAAAGAACTGGCTCGTATGCTGACAATCCTCAACGAAAAATCAGTTTCCGCTCCTGCCAAGACTCCATTGAAAACTGCAAAGAAAACCGCTAAAGTCTCCGCCCCCACAGCCAAATGA
- a CDS encoding adenylate kinase has product MDLLLFGIQGSGKGTQAKRLAAEHGYHIFEAGGELRKIAASDTDLGHKVSSYIDHGHLVPFEIIMEVVRTSVAAQPLDEKLLFDGIPRDMDQKRAFDALMNDLGRDFRCVHLVVDEEEALKRVQQRAQEQGRADDANEEFIRRRMNLFHEKTEPVINDYRMQGKVIDVGGEGTMDEVYENIIAAL; this is encoded by the coding sequence ATGGATCTCCTGCTCTTCGGTATTCAGGGCTCTGGAAAAGGAACGCAAGCAAAGCGGCTCGCCGCGGAGCACGGCTACCATATTTTCGAAGCAGGAGGAGAACTCCGGAAGATCGCTGCATCCGATACCGATCTCGGACACAAAGTGTCGTCCTACATTGACCACGGACACCTGGTGCCGTTTGAAATTATCATGGAAGTCGTACGCACATCCGTTGCCGCACAGCCACTCGACGAAAAACTTCTCTTCGATGGTATTCCCCGTGACATGGATCAGAAGCGGGCGTTTGATGCCCTGATGAATGATCTTGGTCGTGATTTCCGTTGTGTGCACTTAGTGGTCGACGAAGAAGAGGCACTCAAGCGTGTGCAGCAGCGTGCACAGGAGCAGGGGAGGGCAGACGATGCGAACGAGGAATTCATCCGCCGCCGCATGAATCTGTTTCATGAAAAAACCGAGCCCGTCATCAACGACTACCGCATGCAGGGGAAAGTGATTGATGTGGGCGGGGAGGGGACGATGGATGAGGTGTATGAGAATATCATTGCAGCCCTTTGA
- the map gene encoding type I methionyl aminopeptidase, whose translation MSGIQVFTESEITSFRKGGKILRGCLEMLRGKVAAGVTTNQLDALAESYIREHGGIPAFKGFHGYPATLCTSVNDECVHGIPNDEVLQNGDIVSLDCGVIYDELYTDACITVGVGNISKEAQNLLHVTENALADAVSFLKAGVRVGDVSALIQASVEKGGCRAVKSLTGHGLGKTLHQYPDIPNLGKKGTGPVFPAGTVVAIEPIVSISADEVHGTGDGWTLVTEDGSLAAHFEHTILILENGCEVLA comes from the coding sequence ATGTCTGGTATCCAGGTTTTCACCGAGTCAGAAATCACATCCTTCCGCAAAGGCGGGAAGATTCTGCGTGGCTGTCTGGAGATGCTCCGCGGTAAAGTTGCGGCCGGTGTCACCACCAACCAGCTTGATGCCCTTGCCGAATCGTATATCCGCGAACACGGAGGTATTCCTGCCTTCAAAGGATTTCACGGCTACCCGGCAACACTCTGCACCTCAGTGAATGATGAGTGTGTGCATGGCATCCCCAACGATGAAGTACTGCAGAACGGCGACATTGTCTCCCTCGACTGCGGCGTTATTTACGATGAACTCTATACCGATGCCTGTATTACGGTGGGCGTCGGCAACATTTCCAAGGAAGCCCAGAATTTATTGCATGTCACCGAGAATGCCCTCGCGGACGCCGTCTCTTTTCTGAAAGCAGGCGTGCGGGTGGGGGATGTATCCGCCCTCATTCAGGCATCCGTTGAAAAAGGCGGCTGCCGTGCAGTGAAGTCACTCACGGGTCATGGTCTCGGAAAAACGCTCCATCAGTATCCGGATATCCCAAACCTTGGCAAAAAGGGGACTGGCCCGGTTTTCCCGGCAGGAACAGTTGTTGCCATCGAACCAATTGTCTCCATCAGTGCGGATGAAGTGCATGGGACGGGGGATGGCTGGACCCTTGTCACGGAAGACGGATCATTGGCTGCTCACTTCGAACATACGATCCTTATTCTGGAAAACGGCTGTGAAGTCCTTGCCTGA
- the rplE gene encoding 50S ribosomal protein L5 — protein sequence MAYATLHDRLRGPIADALKKELGITNVHALPKIKQVVVNVGINRTKMEGKEMQELIEEALMKMTGQKPVFRESKKSISNFKITKGRIVGAMVTLRGRKMEEFLDRLISYVLPRIRDFRGLPTKLDGHGNYAIGLKDHTVFPEIPALDIQKTFGFQIQITTTAGNDEAGKALLKQIGMPFRPDRKSESGN from the coding sequence ATGGCTTACGCAACTCTCCATGACCGGCTCCGCGGCCCGATCGCCGACGCTCTCAAAAAAGAGCTTGGCATCACCAACGTACACGCGCTCCCGAAGATCAAGCAGGTCGTCGTGAACGTCGGTATCAACCGCACAAAGATGGAAGGAAAAGAAATGCAGGAACTGATTGAAGAAGCACTCATGAAAATGACCGGACAGAAGCCGGTGTTCCGTGAGAGCAAGAAGTCCATCTCCAACTTTAAAATCACAAAAGGCCGTATCGTCGGCGCTATGGTCACACTGCGTGGCCGCAAGATGGAAGAGTTCCTCGACAGACTCATCAGCTACGTCCTGCCCCGCATCCGCGACTTCCGCGGTCTCCCGACAAAGCTCGACGGTCACGGTAACTACGCGATCGGTCTGAAGGATCACACAGTCTTCCCGGAAATCCCGGCACTCGACATCCAGAAGACATTCGGCTTCCAGATTCAGATCACGACAACCGCTGGCAACGATGAAGCCGGCAAAGCCCTCCTCAAGCAGATTGGTATGCCGTTCCGTCCGGATCGCAAATCAGAATCTGGTAACTAA